The window TATTGCTTATATTTTTCAGAGAGGTAGATGAAAGTCAAGTTATTAATATTTCAAATCTAGCTCCatattaaaaattccatttttgttttaaatagaataaatttcCTCATAAATTCtgtttccaaatgaaaaaaaattctacgGAACCTGAAAAGCTATGTGTCCTGTTGTGTGATTTTTCACtgcagaataggaaaaaattgTCACCTAACTAGTTCATAGTTTGCTGCTTCAGAAAATTTCACCttcaattacatttttttctacttctgacTCTATTTCACATTGTTCATACTCTCTTAATATCTCCTCTACTATCAAACTTACATAGATTCATACTGccttaaatataatttttctttgctttttcatgtTCGTTTATTACTACCCCTTTCTAGATGTTTACCTCTCCATTTTCCAGGGTGTTCCATTAGATTATACTCATTTTCTAAACTCTGCCTTTTATTCGAAtgattcattttcctttcctccctagAAGGATAGTTAAATCTATCATCAGCAAATTTTACGAATTCATGTCTTgcctattttgtttttcaaggGGAAATTGCTCATAATTCTTGGTATTTCTAtagcatcttttcattttatgattcACAGTACTTAAACATTATCCAATTGAGAGGAACCGCCGGAAGTGTACGGCGAGTTCGAGCCCGAGGTAACCGAAGAAAGGTCCCGGCCAGGAAGACGAACTCCGTCAAGAGAGTTCCGGCCTGATTCTGCGAAAGAGGAAGTGAGAGAAAGCACTTACTACCTTCGGTCTCGGCAGCGGAGGCAGCCTTATCCTCAGGAAGCTGTGGAGATGAAGACGCGAAGAACTACTCGCCTACAGCAGCAGCACTCACAGCAGCCTCTGCTACAGCTGTCTCCGGTTACGACCAGGAGAGGGTTACGGGACTCGCAGTCCTCCGAAGAGGATGAGCCATCTCCCCAAACTGTCTTAAACCATACGGTCTCAAAGAAGAAAACTGACAGGATAACACAGGAGGCTCCAGTGGTGAGTGAAGATCCTGTAATCAGCTTGTGTAGACCTCCTCTAAGAAGCTCAAGATCTGATTCAGCCtacaaaacaaatggaaatactaAAATGAGTGAAGTAGAAGCCACCAGTGTCCAACAGAAGGTCAATTTCTCTgaagaaggagaaactgaggaaGAAGATCAAGACAGATCTGACAGTGATATTACTACTGCTAAGGTCAGATCTGGGGATTCTGTTGAGCCCAAAGATCAAAACAGCAGATCAGCTAGTAGTCAATATCCTGAATCAGTTTGGCAGTCATCGCAAAGTCGAGACTTCAGAGCCCATGATAAGCAACCTTCAGTGCTGAGCTCACAGTATCAAAAAAGTCCTCAAGAGTTTGTGGAACAAACTGCAAGAATAAGGACTAGGATGCAAACATCTTCACCAGGCAAGAATTCAATATATGGCAGTTTTTCAGATGATGACAGTGTTCAGAAATCAGAGCTTGGAAACCAGTCTCCATCAATCTCTAGCCGACTTGAAATATTTGCAGAAAATCCAGCTTCACACAGATTTACAGAATTTTAATAGCGTTTTCAGATGATTAAGTGACTAGACAACcgaaaaatgcatattttgtcAAGATGAAATGGTGGTGGTCACTTTTACTGATAGCTGCTATTGTCATTGGAAGTTTTTGGTCCATTCGTACTCCTGAGATAGCAACCACTGCTGTTCAAGAGTTCCAGAACCAGATGAAACAACTTATGAATAAGTATCGAGGTCAAGATGAGAAGCTATGGAAAAGGAGTGTAACATTCCTGGAAAAACATCTTAATAACTCCCATCCCCAGCCTCAGCCTGCTATCTTGCTACTTACTGCTGCCCGAGATGCTGAAGAAGCACTGAAGTGCCTGAGTGAACAAATTGCTGATGTCTATTCTTCCTTCCGTAGTGTCCATTCCATCCGCATTGATGGGGCAGACAAAGCTGCTCAAGACAGTGATACTGTCAAACTAGAGGTAGATCGGGAACTGAGCAATGGATTTAAAAATGGCCAGAATGCAGCTGTGGTGCACCGCTTTGAGTCACTGCCTGCAGGCTCAACTTTGATCTTCTACAAGTATTGTGACCATGAAAATGCAGCCTTCAAAGATGTAGCCTTAGTCCTGACTGTCTTATTGGAGGAAGAGACACTAGGAACCAGTCTAGGCCTaaaggaaattgaagaaaaagtgAGGGATTTCCTCAGAGCCAAGTTC is drawn from Tamandua tetradactyla isolate mTamTet1 chromosome 5, mTamTet1.pri, whole genome shotgun sequence and contains these coding sequences:
- the LOC143683359 gene encoding torsin-1A-interacting protein 1-like, whose protein sequence is MKEPPEVYGEFEPEVTEERSRPGRRTPSREFRPDSAKEEVRESTYYLRSRQRRQPYPQEAVEMKTRRTTRLQQQHSQQPLLQLSPVTTRRGLRDSQSSEEDEPSPQTVLNHTVSKKKTDRITQEAPVVSEDPVISLCRPPLRSSRSDSAYKTNGNTKMSEVEATSVQQKVNFSEEGETEEEDQDRSDSDITTAKVRSGDSVEPKDQNSRSASSQYPESVWQSSQSRDFRAHDKQPSVLSSQYQKSPQEFVEQTARIRTRMQTSSPGKNSIYGSFSDDDSVQKSELGNQSPSISSRLEVTRQPKNAYFVKMKWWWSLLLIAAIVIGSFWSIRTPEIATTAVQEFQNQMKQLMNKYRGQDEKLWKRSVTFLEKHLNNSHPQPQPAILLLTAARDAEEALKCLSEQIADVYSSFRSVHSIRIDGADKAAQDSDTVKLEVDRELSNGFKNGQNAAVVHRFESLPAGSTLIFYKYCDHENAAFKDVALVLTVLLEEETLGTSLGLKEIEEKVRDFLRAKFTNSDTPDSYNHMDPDKLSGLWSCISHLVLPVQPENALKSGICL